In Pseudophryne corroboree isolate aPseCor3 chromosome 3, aPseCor3.hap2, whole genome shotgun sequence, a genomic segment contains:
- the LOC135057161 gene encoding NACHT, LRR and PYD domains-containing protein 3-like, translating to MSRAELLEPKNRNKDNILSWSSDFTVASSIVKRASKALWLIVCSDKDLPIFKDKRSIAAFRRGSNLRDRLVDTDISGHNIPKAPNTYTKPAGCYSCSDCTTCKFIIPCYRKKYTENIREKYVVIHDHNARLGEHIKLEKRYVTLSLITNYQKEVERQHEITASGQRHLQIMEDRSSKEYSPTTIQALFDPDAGGIIPKTVVLQGPAGIGKTVTSQKIMLDWASGNLYKDKFQFVFYISCREVNTITGNISLAGYLSSICGLTCPHDLLQTISHHSEEILFIVDGFDELKWSPMSDREVCDDPFQEVSKEILLNSLLRKKILRSSSLIITTRPLSLMALKDFATYIRYVEILGFTGNQRDEYFCHFFETKEQADLALSAIKNNDTLFTMCVVPIICWIVCTVMRLQLKLGLPVIDCKTSTSIYLFYLKTLILYHVRGSAQSISTCIQKLCALAIDGVWDQRILFEESDLVRHGLSVSELESVFLNENIFHRDVEIRTCYSFIHLSVQEFFAALYYILDVKHVKKHFINLKNKKVKHLLKKSSHQPHLTLTVRFLYGLSRNKHFHETQKAIGCPISFSGKPILHEWLKKESWNCHNQILCCLYETQDKDYVERMMSRFPIMQIDGLLDAKESTDYQAIAYCLERSTIQHDVTFNFHTIGPKARSVLSKALSTCLQLQ from the exons ATGTCTAGAGCAGAGTTGTTAGAACCTAAGAATCGTAATAAGGATAATATTTTATCTTGGAGCAGTGATTTCACTGTGGCTAGTTCTATTGTGAAGAGGGCAAGTAAAGCTCTCTGGCTTATAGTCTGCTCAGATAAAGATCTCCCCATTTTTAAAGACAAGAGATCGATTGCTGCATTTCGGCGTGGAAGCAACTTAAGAGACCGCTTAGTAGATACGGATATATCAGGGCATAATATTCCTAAAGCCCCAAATACATATACTAAACCAGCTGGTTGCTACTCATGTAGTGATTGCACTACATGTAAATTCATTATTCCAT GCTACAGGAAAAAATATACAGAGAACATCAGAGAGAAATATGTAGTTATTCATGACCATAATGCAAGGCTAGGGGAACATATCAAACTGGAGAAACGATACGTAACACTTTCACTGATCACTAATTATCAGAAAGAAGTGGAGAGACAACATGAGATAACAGCTTCAGGCCAGAGGCATCTACAGATTATGGAAGACAGATCATCAAAGGAGTATTCCCCAACCACTATACAGGCTCTGTTTGACCCTGATGCTGGTGGAATTATTCCCAagactgtggtgttacagggacctGCTGGGATAGGAAAGACTGTGACCTCCCAGAAGATCATGCTGGACTGGGCCTCTGGGAATCTGTATAAGGACAAGTTTCAGTTTGTGTTCTATATAAGCTGTAGAGAAGTCAACACCATCACTGGTAATATAAGCCTGGCTGGGTATTTATCCAGCATTTGTGGCCTGACCTGTCCACATGATCTGTTGCAGACAATCTCCCATCACTCTGAAGAGATACTTTTCATTGTTGATGGTTTTGATGAATTGAAATGGTCACCAATGAGTGATAGAGAGGTTTGTGATGACCCGTTTCAGGAGGTCTCCAAAGAAATCCTTCTAAATAgtttattaagaaaaaaaattcTCAGGAGCAGCTCCCTAATCATCACCACACGGCCATTGTCATTAATGGCGTTGAAGGACTTTGCAACATATATTCGATATGTGGAAATTCTGGGGTTTACTGGGAATCAGCGTGATGAATATTTCTGTCATTTCTTTGAAACCAAAGAACAAGCAGACCTGGCTCTCAGTGCAATAAAGAACAATGATACTCTGTTTACCATGTGTGTAGTCCCTATAATTTGCTGGATTGTTTGTACTGTTATGAGACTGCAACTAAAGCTGGGATTACCTGTGATTGATTGCAAGACATCCACATCCATCTACCTGTTTTACCTAAAGACTTTAATACTGTATCATGTAAGGGGCTCTGCCCAGTCTATAAGCACATGTATACAGAAGCTGTGTGCTTTGGCCATTGATGGAGTTTGGGAtcagagaattctatttgaagaaTCAGATCTTGTAAGACATGGGCTCTCTGTGTCAGAGCTGGAGTCTGTGTTTCTGAATGAGAACATCTTCCACAGGGATGTTGAGATCCGCACCTGCTACAGCTTCATCCATCTGAGTGTGCAGGAGTTCTTTGCTGCTCTCTACTATATCCTGGATGTGAAACATGTAAAAAAACATTTTATCAACTTAAAAAACAAGAAGGTAAAACATTTACTGAAGAAATCAAGCCATCAGCCACATCTAACATTAACTGTACGATTCTTGTACGGTCTTTCAAGAAACAAACATTTTCACGAGACTCAGAAAGCCATTGGTTGTCCCATTTCCTTCAGCGGAAAACCTATTTTACATGAATGGCTAAAGAAAGAGTCATGGAACTGCCATAACCAAATACTTTGCTGCTTGTACGAGACACAGGATAAGGACTATGTGGAGAGAATGATGTCTCGCTTTCCCATTATGCAAATTGATGGTCTTTTAGATGCAAAAGAGAGCACTGATTACCAAGCTATAGCCTACTGCTTGGAGAGAAGTACAATACAACATGATGTTACTTTTAATTTCCACACAATAGGACCAAAGGCTCGGAGTGTTCTATCTAAAGCACTTTCTACATGTTTACAGCTTCAGTAA